In Labeo rohita strain BAU-BD-2019 chromosome 16, IGBB_LRoh.1.0, whole genome shotgun sequence, one DNA window encodes the following:
- the polr3glb gene encoding RNA polymerase III subunit GL b isoform X1 — MSQIMAGRGRGQLTFSVEIVGIGKGENLPPSSVQPTPLFPPLDQKPVPLQAGEEAEYMLALKQEFRGAMKTLPFYIRPAAPKKDVERYSDKYQKIETSDNNLEWKPDWRRFPKELRVREKRPLRDKGPAVPKQPKQPRVDKEEIIRKLETLEQKEEERSSDEEEGEKKKPEEEEAEGEEEYDEEEFEDETDYIMSYFDNGEEFGGDSDDNMDEAIY, encoded by the exons ATGTCTCAGATAATGGCAGGAAGGGGCAGAGGACAGCTCACTTTCTCTGTGGAGATTGTTGGCATCGGTAAAGGAGAAAATCTCCCTCCTTCCTCCGTCCAGCCCACCCCTCTATTCCCT CCTTTGGATCAGAAGCCGGTGCCCCTGCAGGCGGGTGAGGAGGCCGAGTACATGCTGGCACTCAAACAAGAGTTCAGAGGAGCCATGAAGACGCTCCCGTTTTACATCCGGCCAGCTGCACCCAAGAAAG ATGTGGAACGTTATTCTGACAAGTACCAGAAAATTGAAACCTCTGACAACAACCTGGAATGGAAGCCAG ACTGGAGGCGTTTTCCGAAGGAGCTGCGCGTGAGGGAGAAGAGACCCCTGAGAGACA AAGGTCCAGCTGTTCCTAAACAACCCAAACAGCCACGAGTGGACAAAGAGGAGATCATACGCAAACTCGAG ACTCTGGAGCAgaaagaggaagagaggagTTCTGATGAAGAGGAGGGAGAGAAAAAGAAGCCGGAAGAGGAAGAGGCTGAGGGAGAGGAGGAGTATGATGAAGAGGAATTTGAGGAT GAAACAGATTACATCATGTCCTACTTTGACAATGGAGAGGAGTTTGGAGGAGACAGTGATGATAATATGGATGAAGCGATTTACTGA
- the polr3glb gene encoding RNA polymerase III subunit GL b isoform X2: MIMAGRGRGQLTFSVEIVGIGKGENLPPSSVQPTPLFPPLDQKPVPLQAGEEAEYMLALKQEFRGAMKTLPFYIRPAAPKKDVERYSDKYQKIETSDNNLEWKPDWRRFPKELRVREKRPLRDKGPAVPKQPKQPRVDKEEIIRKLETLEQKEEERSSDEEEGEKKKPEEEEAEGEEEYDEEEFEDETDYIMSYFDNGEEFGGDSDDNMDEAIY; this comes from the exons ATG ATAATGGCAGGAAGGGGCAGAGGACAGCTCACTTTCTCTGTGGAGATTGTTGGCATCGGTAAAGGAGAAAATCTCCCTCCTTCCTCCGTCCAGCCCACCCCTCTATTCCCT CCTTTGGATCAGAAGCCGGTGCCCCTGCAGGCGGGTGAGGAGGCCGAGTACATGCTGGCACTCAAACAAGAGTTCAGAGGAGCCATGAAGACGCTCCCGTTTTACATCCGGCCAGCTGCACCCAAGAAAG ATGTGGAACGTTATTCTGACAAGTACCAGAAAATTGAAACCTCTGACAACAACCTGGAATGGAAGCCAG ACTGGAGGCGTTTTCCGAAGGAGCTGCGCGTGAGGGAGAAGAGACCCCTGAGAGACA AAGGTCCAGCTGTTCCTAAACAACCCAAACAGCCACGAGTGGACAAAGAGGAGATCATACGCAAACTCGAG ACTCTGGAGCAgaaagaggaagagaggagTTCTGATGAAGAGGAGGGAGAGAAAAAGAAGCCGGAAGAGGAAGAGGCTGAGGGAGAGGAGGAGTATGATGAAGAGGAATTTGAGGAT GAAACAGATTACATCATGTCCTACTTTGACAATGGAGAGGAGTTTGGAGGAGACAGTGATGATAATATGGATGAAGCGATTTACTGA
- the polr3glb gene encoding RNA polymerase III subunit GL b isoform X3: MAGRGRGQLTFSVEIVGIGKGENLPPSSVQPTPLFPPLDQKPVPLQAGEEAEYMLALKQEFRGAMKTLPFYIRPAAPKKDVERYSDKYQKIETSDNNLEWKPDWRRFPKELRVREKRPLRDKGPAVPKQPKQPRVDKEEIIRKLETLEQKEEERSSDEEEGEKKKPEEEEAEGEEEYDEEEFEDETDYIMSYFDNGEEFGGDSDDNMDEAIY; encoded by the exons ATGGCAGGAAGGGGCAGAGGACAGCTCACTTTCTCTGTGGAGATTGTTGGCATCGGTAAAGGAGAAAATCTCCCTCCTTCCTCCGTCCAGCCCACCCCTCTATTCCCT CCTTTGGATCAGAAGCCGGTGCCCCTGCAGGCGGGTGAGGAGGCCGAGTACATGCTGGCACTCAAACAAGAGTTCAGAGGAGCCATGAAGACGCTCCCGTTTTACATCCGGCCAGCTGCACCCAAGAAAG ATGTGGAACGTTATTCTGACAAGTACCAGAAAATTGAAACCTCTGACAACAACCTGGAATGGAAGCCAG ACTGGAGGCGTTTTCCGAAGGAGCTGCGCGTGAGGGAGAAGAGACCCCTGAGAGACA AAGGTCCAGCTGTTCCTAAACAACCCAAACAGCCACGAGTGGACAAAGAGGAGATCATACGCAAACTCGAG ACTCTGGAGCAgaaagaggaagagaggagTTCTGATGAAGAGGAGGGAGAGAAAAAGAAGCCGGAAGAGGAAGAGGCTGAGGGAGAGGAGGAGTATGATGAAGAGGAATTTGAGGAT GAAACAGATTACATCATGTCCTACTTTGACAATGGAGAGGAGTTTGGAGGAGACAGTGATGATAATATGGATGAAGCGATTTACTGA
- the LOC127179081 gene encoding ankyrin repeat domain-containing protein 34A — protein MGDGGALHAEGNALLKAVFQGKLRLARLLLEGGAYINEGNERGETPVIAACLAGYDDPQTRQRMVRYLLEKGADPNIPDKSGRTALMHACAEQAGKEVVSLLLENGADPSLKDYSGASALVHAINKGDRETLQVLLDACKAKGKEVIIITTDTSPSGTKKTKQYLNSPPSPGIVDKLSPACMSPSEVEIHTSGSAPGEEEEGIFSFAVTSALPLPSSRPQGERRPPPRKLLKRLNSEPWGLVAPSVLAERVERIESDLAEEDKLVSEMNGMTVSGPGRPLLSRRHSIETHDPSSPKLMDRSCSEDCAALCGSSWADKVHQHQSLYRRNTAPETQDNVAQAPTGIRGLPHPKLTRMEHYESDTHLCPASIPGSPDSGRVSVERRKYNASPLSLLTSSSRESLESIPNSVSPITIRRRPTGLLERRGSGTLLLDHISHTRPGFLPPLNVNPQRPIPDIRANGKPTSPVHSGSKILLPVAPSSPKRGPDFKMKKKLMRRHSMQTEQMKQLSTFREILTEKVMEMNGD, from the coding sequence ATGGGTGATGGAGGGGCCTTGCACGCGGAGGGCAATGCCCTTCTGAAGGCGGTGTTCCAGGGCAAACTCCGCCTCGCTCGCCTCCTCCTGGAAGGCGGAGCCTATATCAATGAAGGAAATGAGCGAGGGGAGACGCCCGTCATAGCAGCCTGTCTGGCAGGATACGATGATCCGCAGACCCGGCAGAGAATGGTGCGGTACTTGCTTGAGAAGGGAGCAGACCCAAACATCCCTGACAAATCGGGTCGGACCGCCCTGATGCATGCATGTGCAGAACAGGCAGGCAAAGAGGTGGTGTCGCTGCTGCTGGAAAACGGCGCCGATCCCAGCTTGAAGGACTACTCTGGGGCCTCGGCACTTGTACACGCCATCAATAAAGGCGATAGGGAGACTCTCCAGGTTCTGCTGGATGCCTGCAAAGCCAAAGGTAAAGAGGTAATCATCATTACCACCGACACATCTCCCTCTGGCACTAAGAAGACCAAACAATACCTGAACTCCCCACCGTCTCCGGGTATAGTGGACAAGCTCTCCCCTGCTTGCATGTCTCCGTCTGAGGTGGAGATCCATACCTCTGGCTCTGCCCCCGGTGAAGAGGAGGAAGGTATTTTCAGCTTTGCTGTAACTTCAGCACTCCCACTACCCTCCAGCAGACCACAAGGGGAGAGGAGACCACCGCCCCGTAAGCTTCTGAAAAGACTGAACTCTGAGCCGTGGGGTCTGGTGGCTCCTTCCGTACTTGCTGAGAGAGTGGAGCGGATAGAGAGCGATTTAGCAGAGGAGGACAAGTTGGTCTCGGAGATGAATGGGATGACAGTTTCTGGTCCAGGCAGACCTCTCCTGTCACGAAGGCACAGTATAGAGACCCACGACCCATCCTCTCCGAAGCTGATGGACCGGTCCTGTTCGGAAGACTGTGCAGCACTGTGTGGCTCTTCTTGGGCGGATAAAGTCCATCAGCACCAGTCACTGTATCGCAGAAATACGGCCCCTGAGACTCAGGACAATGTGGCTCAGGCACCAACAGGAATCCGTGGTTTACCACACCCTAAACTCACCCGCATGGAACACTACGAGTCGGACACCCACCTGTGCCCTGCCTCCATCCCTGGATCTCCAGATTCTGGACGTGTCTCAGTGGAACGCCGCAAGTACAATGCCTCTCCCCTGTCGCTGCTCACCAGCTCTTCTCGAGAGTCTCTGGAGAGCATTCCCAACTCTGTGTCTCCTATCACAATTCGGCGGCGTCCAACAGGACTCTTGGAACGGCGGGGATCAGGCACTCTCCTTTTGGACCACATCTCCCACACAAGACCTGGGTTCCTTCCACCTCTCAACGTCAACCCTCAGCGACCCATTCCTGATATCCGTGCCAACGGAAAGCCCACTTCTCCTGTTCACTCAGGGAGCAAGATCCTACTGCCGGTCGCGCCGTCATCCCCAAAACGTGGACCAGACTTCAAGATGAAGAAGAAGCTGATGAGACGACACTCGATGCAGACGGAGCAGATGAAGCAACTTTCGACCTTCCGGGAAATCCTCACAGAAAAGGTGATGGAGATGAATGGAGATTGA